atcaaaattctttatttaGGAGCTTTAACGTGTACTAATCTCCAAATAAGTGATTACACAAGAGTGATTAAGATGTCTGAAAGAAAGTAGGATTCAGCTTAATATTCACAAAAGAGTGCATGGAGTATGAAGCTTACTagaatatttatctataatattacaTGCTTTCCTGCTAATGGTTTGATAGTATTTGTTCAAAACTTCTTTCTATGTAATGCTTCTTGTTTTTGTCCAACTTAAAATGTTTgtctgttttttttaattatttatttataattgcaGGAACCTTGGTTAATGGGCTTAATGGCGTTTCATGTTCTGTTCCTGATAGTAGTCATTATCTCGAGGAAGAATGTCAATTTCCAAATGTGTTTATTCCTTATGGCATGTAAGTCTAATCTGCTTATGGTAGTGTCATCTTTAAGTGCAGCACTACAGATTTTTTATCATGCAGTACTGTTTAGGGATTTTGTTCATTGGTTTATAATAGCTTACTAATAATGGGATTGTGAAGCCAAAAGGCCAAACTTAAGAAAGGAAATTGGTACTGATGTAGTTAATGAGAAAGAACTTATGAATGTCATCAGATTTCTGAGCTGAAGACTTTCTCATTTTGCTTAAGAGCTAAAGAAAACTTTTATGTCTAAACTGCTTCCGATTTAACTTCATATTATAGATAGGGTACTTCTTTGGCCTGTCATGCTAGACCCTACCCTTGTTCTTTAATTTTGCAATGCAAAGAAACTCAGCTTGCTATCTTTGCTTAAATTTCAATGGTTTGTTCTTCTATCAATGTCAAATTTGAGTCTTTAACATCACTGTTAAGTTCCTCAGAAACTAATAGAGGGAATTGGTACTGATGTAGTTAATGAGAAAGAACTTTGAATGTCATCAGATTTCTGAGCTAAAGAATTCTCATTTTGCTTAAAAGCTAGAGAAAACTTTTATGTCTAGACTGCATGCTACTGGACTTCTTATTATAGATAAGGTACTTTCCTTTGCCCTGTCATGTTGGACCCTGCCCTTGTTCTTTAATTTTGCAATACTAAGAAACACAGCTGTGGTATCTTTGCTTAAAATTCAATGGTTTGTTCTTCTATCAGTGTCAAATTTAAGTCTTTATCAACACCGTTAAGTTTGTCAGATTAGTCTGTTTACAAAAAGCAAACTAATGGATTCCCTTTTTGAAACAGATTACTTAGAAATTTCTTGGTAAGGTTCTCATTCCATAATAATAGGCTTTGAGAAGTTTAATTGTCATTCTTGTTCCTAATAGTTGATTCTCAGAGACTTATCTTGACCACTTTCAGCTGATTTCTGCCTTACTAAATCTTAAGAAATCACTTACCATTTTTCTAGTGCTGCTcaatcatatttaatttttggttcTCGAAAACTTTGTGGAATAATTTCCTTTGTGTTTATCTCCTTCAAAATTCTAAAAGAACTTGTTTATTCTTGGTGGTTTTCACTATTGTCATTCACAAGCCTTGTAGCTCTCAAAAGAGCTAATTGGCATGATGAGTTCTTCTTTTTTGCTTATTCTCCATAACTCAGACATAGTTTTTACCGTACCATTGTATGGGTATTGAATTTGTACACCTGTAGTTTACTGAGCCTCATCTTTGGTCATCTAGGCCCATCTGTGGAACTACATACGCTGATATGTAGGAAATAAATTTTCAGAGGACTCGGATCTTTGAAAAGCAAGACACTAGACAGCAGTATCTTATGCATTTAAGTCACATCttcaaattattgaatttcatTGATATAAATTCTACATTTAGGTTGACTGAAATCTTATCTGCTGGTGGTATCTCTATTCTAGGATCTTTTGGCAGCAGGTTTTATCCTTTAGTAGGCATCCAAACATTTAAGTATACTTGAGCTGTTTAcatatgtcttttttttttaattctaggGGTAGAATAGGTGTATAGAAATGGTAAGGTTGTGAAGGTGAGAGGGAGGAGGAAAATAGTAGGTTATTTGGGCAGCGTTAGGGCTGTTTAGGGAGGTTTTTGGCTCCTTGAATGGCAGGAATTGGGAGCCCCAACTCCTTGGTTTGCCGATTTATCTTATTgtaatttctttttatcaataaaaatcatttttattttgctgtgtttgagtttgtttgcctttttttttcctttctgtgGAATAATTGGCTGGATTGCCTATCAAGTTGATCAGTGAAAACTACTAACATCTTTTCTAATTTCCTTAGCCAGTTGAAACCTGAATGCTTCTGTGCTCATGTGGACAGGCTCTATTATGTCCTTTTAAATCTGAACATGTGTTGTAACTTTTGTAGCTTACAATACTTTAggttataataattattttttgggtaatATTTGTTGTAGTGGCTGGTGTGTATTTTGCTGAATATCTCAATAGAATCCTTGACAAGAACTGGAGGACCTTTGCAACTCAAAACTATTTCGATTCGCATGGACTTTTTCTGTCAGTTCTCTGGTCCGGACCTCTTCTTGTCATTGCAATCATTATATTGGTCAGTATTGGAACTACATTGTCTactcttgttctttttttttttttaattattttttattttttatttttttgaagctTCCTAACTTAAGTAATTTCCTAATTTAGCTGAACATTCCCTTTCTATTTTTCCTTTCGCAGGTAAACACCCTCTTCTCCTTATGTTACCTGATCGTGAGATGGAAGAAAGCTGAGCTTAGACACCGTGCAAGAGTTTCTCCTAACAAGCAGGATTAATAATCCTTGCTATGCATCATACTTGGCCGGGTACTATAGTCTTTTTTGTCACTTTCATCTTTAAAAGAGCTTCTTCCCCTCGGGTAGGATCACAATTATATCCTTTCATagatttacaattttctttttctttttcttccaccAAATCAATGGTGTGAATCATCCCTTGAACGAGCTGTACTGTTGAGCTTTATAAACCCATCCTTCAAATGTCATTTGTGCCCTTGATTGAGAAGAGAAGTCGATGTATTGAACACCAGCAGATAAAATGTAACATTGCAGATTAGATTTCTTTATAATTGGGCAATGTACcgtgattttgaataaattttctaCAACTGATTATTTTTGTAGTTTGGGTTGTGATGgccttctctttctttttccataaTTAGATAAACTGGATTCTTGCAATGTTGTTGATGATTGTGTTATCTTCATTGCTGCCCCTTAATTGTCTTGAGTCTAGCTTCAAGCGCATGCATTGATTCCAGCCCAAAAAAAGGACCTGGGAAATCAGGCCCAGCGGATTagtaaaaaactattttcaagaataaaagaatgttctttatttattggtttttttttttttttaaagtatagcaatttgataaaacaaagttaatagggttttgattaatatatcgCATAACTAATCTTgcaaaaatttttgttcttgGAGGGATTTGATTGCAATTATAAGAAATTCACATGCAAATGGCTAAATTGAAATATCTCGTGTTGTGTGATTCTTTACTTTCTAATACATAGAATGCAAATATTTTATCGGTTGTAATTATAGAgacatttaaaaaatcaattaaaaaaattatagaattaatcAACTTTCAAGGTTGTATTTAGATTTTGTGATGATATGGAAAAGAAATCAACTCATAAGCTTATAAATTAGCATAGAATTAATAAAACGGGAGAAAATTaagggccaaatgactatttcccacccaagatttaatgAAATGTTTTTCTATCCTTTAAGTTAGGAAAAACCATTTTCCCACCcatctattcaattttttaaaaattttgttaattttttacaaaatttcttaaagacaaaaataaccctCAAACTAGATAACACTTTCTCCCGTGTTAATGATATATGATTGTATATTTGaggataaattataatttttgaaaatattggaggtgctaataaaatttttaagggagTTTgggaaattcaaataaaatttgagggttttttgaaatttttaaaatttcaatataccacgaagtagttttaaaaattacaataaaacacaataaattagtattaaaaatatcatattacaaactattagAGTTATAActatacatttaaaatatataacagtgaatatgataatttttaagacaaaataggagaaaatatctattttccctaataaagtttttaaatatatatatataaatatcccCATAATATTCTTCATAGTTCAATCTATTAAAAGTGTTAAtgtaatcttttaaattttaaagacaaaatatcaattaattacaCTTCTATCGTAacatttagataaaataaaataactattctTTGACTTATAGCTGAATTTGACAAATAAGGGAgaagatagttttttttttcaaatttaaaagatagaaatatgttgttttataaaattgtggTTGGAAAATggtcatttggccaaaaataaaCGTTAgaatatatatgcaaaataagTAACAATTAGAGTCTACAATAACCTAAGCTTAGCCAAATGTTTGAGCGATGATACGGAGAAGTAGTTTGcatataatttgtaaatgtaattataatattataacttcaatatcataaatttgagtgagatgtttttatcattattttttcagaAAATAATCAAAGAGACCATGTTTATTGGGGATGTTCAACTGGTCAAGATGAAAAGCCGCCGACTCTTTGCATAAGGTCTTGCTCTTGCAAATCAGTCAAGACATAAGTTAAACATTTCTACGGGTTTGGCCTATGGACCCCAAAAGATTTTGGTTCTTTGAGATggatttgatattaaaatcaTGGATTGCAAGAAGGGTCTTGTATAAAATGGCTAGATTTCTCTTTTCTTAATAGACAATACTCAATTGTCATCCTGAAATATTTCactataaatttgatatttgaacGCTACAAATATTTCACTATTCATACAAGTTCCAAGGTCGTTACGATGGCAACAATTAGGTCATGGTGGTGATGTTAACCCTTGCATTATAGCCAGACTCTTACTGGCAATTTGCTTTGCCGTTTGGACATGCTACCTTCCTCAAGACAATTATTCATCAGAAATGGGGCCACTCTTATATCTCAATTTGATGTGTTGTTGCATCAACCACCTTCCACCAAAGCTTTATATTCTTCAAGGAAATGATAATCCATTCACCACACTACTTAAAGACTGTTGACACAGTGCATCAATTATTCttctacaaaaagaaaaaaaacttcgGTCAACACAGATTCCTCATATAATTGGGCATATAAACCAGAGTTATAAGTCGTGATTTATAGAAGTTCGATAATTTGATGAATGCAGATACATCTGTTCCATTGAAAAATAATTGGAAGAACTTAGATACACCTATTtcatttaagtttttcaatgaTGCTGCTGATGTTCTGGACCTTGGAGAAGTAGATTTCCCTCCAGTTTTCTTAACTATTTAACAAACTCATGGAAGAAAACGTTTATTTAAGATCAACCAATTACATGAACATGGGATCATCACTTTGACTTACAAATATGACAGAAATTATAATAATCCTAAAGCAAGCAATCACCTAAACTTAGTAAATATTACTTGAGAGCATTGAAGGCTGAATCCCCTCCAGTTTTGGGAATGTAATTACAAGACCCTGGAATAAGGAAAGAGAATGGATTCTCTGAATCATCCAATGGAGGTCGAGGGAATTCATGAAAACCATCAAAGTTGCATGTATCGAAGTTCAAAGACGAGAAAAAACTGGCCGAATCATCAGTACCCTCTTTTGTGTCCATATCATTTTGAGTCTCATTTCCAGTAGGAACATTAGAGCTGAAGTTGAAATTTATACTGCTGCCAATTTTACTTGTTGCTTCATTGCCTTCTCTTCGATCAGATGGCCCTGCAAGTCCTTTGTTGGTTTCCTCGAGGGGAATGGCAGGCGTATGGCCTTGGAAGAGTGCAATGTGTCCAAATAGCTTGTCTTTCCTTGAGAACGTGGTGCCACAAGAACAAAGCCATTTATCCTTGCCACAATGCTTTTCATGAGTTTTAAGATCAGCAATAACTGAGAATTTCTTCGTGTTGCATCTGCTGCAGATGTAGCTTTTGTCACAATGAGTTCTCTTGTAATGATTTTTGACACACAAAATAGTCTTAAGTGGCTGAAATTTTTTGTGATCCTTGTTCCGCTTGCAACCAGCATAAGGGCAGGAATACCTCTTAATAAGCATTGGTTCAGAGACGGATTCCTTGTGAGGTTTCGCAAGTGCTGCTGGAGTTTTATACTCATCTCCATGACCTCTCATGTGCATTCGTAAATTTGCGTCCCTCTTGAATCCTTTGCCACATATTGTGCAGAAGTGAGTATGAGGTGCAAggatttcttctttttctagtTGTAAGATCTCATATGAACCAGGAGGAAGGTTCTCTCCTTCTTCCACATCTTCTTCGTCTTTTAATTCAAGCTCTTCAACAGTGTGGTTCTGTTCAGTCACACAATTGCCACCAAGATCAACATGGTGTAAATTATTAGAAACTTTTCTTCCAGCACTATTTTGCGGCTGAACACCACCTTTAAGGTCTTCCACTGGGGGAAAGAGAACCCCAGTAAACTGCCCAAGCTGTCCAATGGAAGGAGCAGCAGCTGAAAAGTTGTTCTTCACCGATGGGAGAAGACTACCAGCAGTAGAGATTAACTGAACAATAATTGAAGTGAGATCAGCAGTGATGAGCTGCTGTTGCTGAGCTGCAAGCTCATTTGGTCGCCCCAACACTTGGCCTCCCCGGCCTACAATCAAATGCACCAAATCCTGAAGCTGATGGATCTTTTGCTCCAAAAACGAAAGGTTGTTTAGCATAGCTTTTGGATCCCAATCTTCAGGTTTATTGGCTTGGAGTCCCTCATTCGTCTGAACTGGAGATTTAGTTTGGTTACTGAAGTTACAAGGAAGCAGAGACTGGGTTTGCGGTTGGTTGAACTCCTGGAAGGGAGAATTCGTCCTCATGTCATAATCTAACATGATCTGATCTTCCCACTTCTGCTGAGGCTGCTGCAAATTGAAATCAGCAAAAGATGAGTTATTAGAAGACATCCTTTTTGGTAGTTCATCTGAGGAGGAAGAAGACTTCCCCCAAGTGTCTGCACATAAACTCCCTTTAAGATCCATTTCAAAAAccttttctcaagttttttcgATCCAATAGCAATCACACCTAAAATTTCATTCCAGATCAGAAATTACTTCAAAAAATTAGCTGCAAATCTCGacataaaatagaaaaactACAATAATTTTTACATCAAACCATTCACTAAAAATCAGCCAAATAAACATGCAAAAAGGCACAAGCATGATCCCTTACAAAACTTCATAAcccaaaatcttttaaaaaaaaaaaagaaattgaagcaaaaaaaattgaaaatctcaaTTAACTACAACAACTTCaagaaataatcaatttgatcTCAAAATTCTTGTTGACTTcagaattaaaaataacataaaaatccAGCTTTCTCCCATCAAAGTCAATatcataacaaaatttgaaaaatccatTAATCTTCCTTCAAGAGATTCGCCTAAAACAGCAAACTTGATTTAACAACCAAACTAATAATCTCTTCATTACAACCAAGTCCAGATCCccaatttatcataaaataacaacataaaaaaacatttatttaaattactaATACAAAATCCCATATATCATTTTAGAATTTACACTATCTTAAACCCAAAAGACTCATTTTTCTTCACTTAAAACGATAACTAAACCAGTAATAATGGACAGATCTCACAAAAGCTGAACTACtcatgttgaaaaaccaagttaAAACACCATAAGAAGCAAGATTTACAGTATCTAACCACTAAAAAAATGCATGCAACTCAAtagaaagtaaagaaaaaaagattttgaggCTCACCCAGATGCAAGATTGCTTAGATACTCTGTTTCTGCGCTTGAGCTAACAGGAGCATGGAAGAAATAGACcgaatgaaaaagaaaaatcgaGCTCCACTGACTCCATTTATCAACAATCTGTCTGTAATTGTGTTGATGGGTGGGACATAAAGCTAGTCAAACCTCAATCATGACCGTTCGTTTTCGCTTGTCATGTTGACAGATTTACGGATTAACGGTGGACAATGTCGTCAGTTTGATTGGACAATTCTTGGCCGTTGATTGGTCATCACTACGCGGATAAGAACAAACACGACTTGACAGTGATTTTACAAGTTTTTGggatttaaatatacaaaaactacaatttcctaaaaaatatatatatatatattttctctgttaaataataattttttctgtttttgtattttttattatttgccCTTAAAGCATAAATTCATTCTTGATTCAAAAGAtgtaaataagaataaaaatatagcATAAATTGAACAGCaaatttactaattaaatgGTAATGCCgacaatgaaaaataattaaaaattatttaaaaacgaAAACTTTGAAGGAATTAAAATGGGAGTGGGTTCCACAGAACTCAAATGATTCTCTCAGTGTGTCTCCTCTCTTGATCAgattagtaattaattattaatttgaccTGGTTTAGTGATTTAAAGCTGATTTTCCAAGCTTAATTAAGTGGAATTATAgaattatttaatgaaaaatgtataaaaagaaagaaaagaaggggAAGTGTTGAAGCAACCAAGAAGCCACGCCACCGCCACCTTGAAAAACTTACGGAAGGAGCCTTTAATTGCCCTTCCGCTTGTATCGAGAGAGAAGTTTTCAATTTCATTCATATAGTTTCGATCTATCACTGTTAAGGACATTCATTTCAAATGCCCATTTTTAAGTCCTTTGGCATTTAGTTGACCAGTAATTAACTTTGAAAcaatatattaaatgataaaaatacctTATGAATAAGAGttatattatacgtatttatttaaaatatataaataaatacatatctatatatattatcatataaataattgttattttatctttaattcaaatcaactaatcatatgataacatatataaatgtatactaatttatatactaaaaatggatacttaaagttttattatatgaataatatgatatgcattatacaaatgatatttatgtataaatgtaTTTGCCTAATAACTATACAAGAAAAGAGTTTAAATTAAGCTAataggtattttagtcttttgacATATCAAACTATAACttgaattatgagattttttctgtgtgatattttgtttaataacttaaaaaaactttaaaggcATGTCtgattcaaataatattatcattatttaaaagattattgaatataaatttattataaataattattataaaaataatataaaaataataatatattattttacttaattacatttaaaaaattattgaatataaattagtattgtgtttagttaaattaatatttcttatgttaaaatatttattttatatattttttaaaaatattctctatgttaataatatattagaattttttatattgtcaaattatgaaataaataaataaaattattttttagttgtcATCTtattgtctatatatatatttttaaaaatattttcgtattcttattattttaatttaaaattgaaaatatttttctcttacaaataataaataatgataaaaataataaaattaatattatattaataatattttaataattaaaatgaatatgataattagattatcttttaaattatttatcacattatcattgatacGATACGACTATCAAAACAATCAAATATTACCTCAAGTCAAATGCTCTCTACAAAAAATAGcttaaattacttaaatattattggtacagtaagattttttattatgttttagaaaggtattt
This is a stretch of genomic DNA from Mangifera indica cultivar Alphonso chromosome 11, CATAS_Mindica_2.1, whole genome shotgun sequence. It encodes these proteins:
- the LOC123228843 gene encoding transmembrane protein 18-like, with translation MEELRSAMEAHMDQMADLVQKLSAELRSGLQPAYENFMGFFHAINWKEPWLMGLMAFHVLFLIVVIISRKNVNFQMCLFLMALAGVYFAEYLNRILDKNWRTFATQNYFDSHGLFLSVLWSGPLLVIAIIILVNTLFSLCYLIVRWKKAELRHRARVSPNKQD
- the LOC123229673 gene encoding protein SENSITIVE TO PROTON RHIZOTOXICITY 1-like isoform X2 codes for the protein MLDYDMRTNSPFQEFNQPQTQSLLPCNFSNQTKSPVQTNEGLQANKPEDWDPKAMLNNLSFLEQKIHQLQDLVHLIVGRGGQVLGRPNELAAQQQQLITADLTSIIVQLISTAGSLLPSVKNNFSAAAPSIGQLGQFTGVLFPPVEDLKGGVQPQNSAGRKVSNNLHHVDLGGNCVTEQNHTVEELELKDEEDVEEGENLPPGSYEILQLEKEEILAPHTHFCTICGKGFKRDANLRMHMRGHGDEYKTPAALAKPHKESVSEPMLIKRYSCPYAGCKRNKDHKKFQPLKTILCVKNHYKRTHCDKSYICSRCNTKKFSVIADLKTHEKHCGKDKWLCSCGTTFSRKDKLFGHIALFQGHTPAIPLEETNKGLAGPSDRREGNEATSKIGSSINFNFSSNVPTGNETQNDMDTKEGTDDSASFFSSLNFDTCNFDGFHEFPRPPLDDSENPFSFLIPGSCNYIPKTGGDSAFNALK
- the LOC123229673 gene encoding protein SENSITIVE TO PROTON RHIZOTOXICITY 1-like isoform X1; its protein translation is MDLKGSLCADTWGKSSSSSDELPKRMSSNNSSFADFNLQQPQQKWEDQIMLDYDMRTNSPFQEFNQPQTQSLLPCNFSNQTKSPVQTNEGLQANKPEDWDPKAMLNNLSFLEQKIHQLQDLVHLIVGRGGQVLGRPNELAAQQQQLITADLTSIIVQLISTAGSLLPSVKNNFSAAAPSIGQLGQFTGVLFPPVEDLKGGVQPQNSAGRKVSNNLHHVDLGGNCVTEQNHTVEELELKDEEDVEEGENLPPGSYEILQLEKEEILAPHTHFCTICGKGFKRDANLRMHMRGHGDEYKTPAALAKPHKESVSEPMLIKRYSCPYAGCKRNKDHKKFQPLKTILCVKNHYKRTHCDKSYICSRCNTKKFSVIADLKTHEKHCGKDKWLCSCGTTFSRKDKLFGHIALFQGHTPAIPLEETNKGLAGPSDRREGNEATSKIGSSINFNFSSNVPTGNETQNDMDTKEGTDDSASFFSSLNFDTCNFDGFHEFPRPPLDDSENPFSFLIPGSCNYIPKTGGDSAFNALK